A single genomic interval of Nostoc commune NIES-4072 harbors:
- a CDS encoding sensor histidine kinase has product MTITANSQLSNVFSQNLESIPSKTDGSLATLGAELVYTQDGAGHYLTFWWQHSELLGLSTEKIVDELNQTQTFVPVDKVTYLERLHRILTSLVPERFQCWFSYQQELFELELVISPIMPSLGTTATTVLVMGRLVQATLNKKQVPVPSKTPTQIEVAIRSQQHQKVVNRITRNIRRTLDLDIIWQQTVDSLGKALRLERCIICPYQPSSSKVEVKAEYHQAALKSMLGLEINIASEPAFAQALATLEPVVMQVPGYAQSGQQKTLVIATCYQDQANGLVALSWQDECYTLTESELELAKEAADQLGTAIAHATLYEELEVARQKAEEASRLKSEFLANVSHEIRTPLNGMIGFLKLILEGMADDPEEQNQFLSEAHQLSIHLLNIINDILDIAKIEAGKMELAYAPVKLDELFHDVENFMRPQAEMRNLSFQMQMPPTSDEIIVQSNYQRLLQVMLNLVGNAIKFTHEGGVTVSADLVLKKANFQDQQFPGMVKVRVADTGIGVSLDKQDKLFQLFSQVDGSRTRHYGGTGLGLAISQKLVEAMGGEVHFYSLGEGLGSTVTFTVPLYQQPVMVSSNDGDSTSSAEC; this is encoded by the coding sequence ATGACTATTACTGCCAATTCCCAATTGTCAAATGTATTTTCCCAAAACCTGGAATCTATTCCCAGCAAGACTGATGGCTCATTAGCAACTCTAGGAGCCGAGTTGGTGTATACGCAAGATGGAGCAGGGCACTATCTGACCTTTTGGTGGCAGCATAGCGAACTCCTGGGGTTAAGTACCGAAAAAATAGTTGATGAACTGAACCAGACCCAAACCTTTGTCCCAGTGGATAAAGTTACTTATTTGGAACGATTGCACCGAATTTTGACAAGTTTGGTGCCAGAAAGGTTTCAGTGTTGGTTTAGCTACCAGCAGGAATTATTTGAGTTGGAATTGGTAATTAGCCCAATTATGCCGAGTTTGGGAACGACTGCCACTACAGTTTTAGTGATGGGACGGTTAGTGCAAGCAACACTCAACAAAAAACAAGTGCCTGTGCCATCAAAAACGCCCACACAAATAGAAGTGGCAATAAGATCGCAGCAACACCAAAAAGTGGTAAATCGCATTACCAGAAATATCCGGCGGACGTTGGATTTAGATATTATTTGGCAGCAAACAGTTGATAGTTTAGGGAAAGCACTGCGGCTAGAGCGCTGTATTATTTGTCCTTATCAGCCCTCTAGCTCAAAAGTGGAGGTGAAGGCTGAGTATCACCAGGCAGCACTTAAATCAATGCTTGGCTTAGAAATAAATATAGCTTCAGAGCCTGCCTTTGCTCAAGCTTTGGCAACCCTAGAACCAGTTGTAATGCAAGTGCCGGGATATGCACAGTCTGGGCAGCAGAAAACTTTGGTGATTGCAACTTGCTATCAAGACCAGGCCAATGGATTGGTTGCCTTGAGTTGGCAGGATGAATGCTACACATTAACAGAATCAGAATTAGAACTAGCAAAAGAAGCAGCAGATCAATTGGGAACTGCGATCGCTCATGCTACTTTATATGAAGAATTAGAAGTAGCGCGTCAAAAAGCCGAAGAAGCTTCCCGTCTCAAAAGCGAGTTTCTGGCTAATGTATCCCATGAAATTCGGACTCCCCTCAACGGCATGATTGGCTTCTTGAAGCTGATCTTGGAAGGAATGGCAGATGATCCAGAAGAACAAAATCAGTTTTTGTCAGAAGCTCACCAATTATCGATACATCTGCTGAATATTATCAACGACATTTTGGACATCGCTAAAATCGAAGCTGGCAAAATGGAGTTAGCTTATGCTCCAGTCAAGCTAGATGAACTATTCCATGATGTCGAAAATTTCATGCGTCCCCAAGCAGAAATGAGAAATCTCAGCTTCCAGATGCAAATGCCTCCTACCTCCGATGAAATCATTGTCCAAAGCAACTATCAACGGTTGCTACAAGTGATGCTCAATTTGGTAGGGAATGCCATCAAATTTACCCATGAAGGTGGTGTCACCGTTAGCGCCGATTTAGTACTCAAAAAGGCGAACTTTCAAGATCAGCAGTTTCCTGGCATGGTGAAAGTACGTGTAGCAGACACTGGTATTGGTGTTTCTTTAGACAAACAAGATAAACTGTTTCAATTATTCTCTCAGGTGGATGGTTCCCGCACTCGCCACTACGGCGGTACAGGTTTAGGATTGGCAATATCCCAAAAGCTAGTGGAGGCAATGGGCGGCGAGGTACATTTTTATAGTCTGGGCGAAGGACTTGGTTCAACAGTCACATTCACCGTGCCACTATATCAACAACCAGTCATGGTTTCATCCAATGATGGCGACTCAACAAGTAGTGCTGAATGTTAG
- a CDS encoding NifU family protein, with protein sequence MTLTLTPENVETVLDEMRPYLMSDGGNVELVELEGPIVKLRLQGACGSCPSSAMTLRMGIERRLKEMIPEIAEIEQVV encoded by the coding sequence ATGACACTTACACTCACACCTGAAAACGTTGAAACAGTCTTAGATGAAATGCGCCCTTATCTTATGTCTGATGGCGGTAATGTGGAACTCGTAGAACTCGAAGGGCCTATTGTAAAATTGCGCCTGCAAGGTGCGTGTGGTTCTTGCCCCAGTTCTGCAATGACTCTGAGAATGGGTATTGAGCGCCGCTTAAAGGAAATGATTCCCGAAATTGCAGAAATTGAGCAAGTGGTGTAA
- a CDS encoding glycoside hydrolase, whose translation MSHPLYIAFIWHQHQPLYKSPGSGAALSPSQQYRLPWVRLHGTKDYLDLVLLLERYPKLHQTVNLVPSLILQLEDYIAGTAFDPYLTASLTPDEQLTQQQREFIIQHFFDANHHTLIDPHPRYAELYQQRQEKGQAWCLANWKLSDYSDLLAWHNLAWIDPLFWDDPEIATWLKQGRNFTLSDRQRIYSKQREILSRIIPQHRKMQEAGQLEVTTTPYTHPILPLLADTNSGRVAVPNMTLPKQRFQWAEDIPRHLRKAWNFYKDRFGQIPRGLWPSEQSVSPAILPDIINQGFKWICSDEAVLGWTLKHFFHRDGAGNVQQPELLYRPYRLQTAEGDLSIVFRDHRLSDLIGFTYSAMPAKKAAADLVGHLQAIAKMQRESQTEEPWLVTIALDGENCWEFYPQDGKPFLEALYQSLSDEPHLKLVTVSEFLEEFPATATIPGGQLHSGSWVDGSFTTWIGDPAKNRAWDYLTEARIMLASHPEATEENNPEAWEALYAAEGSDWFWWFGAGHSSNQDAIFDQLFREHLFGIYKALNEPVPPYLKQPVEIHQAQGSHTPQGFIHPVIDGRGDEQDWDKAGRIEIGGARGTMHNSSVIQRLWYGVDHLNFYVRLDFKSGAAPGQDFPAELNLLWFYPEKTMVNSPIPLADVPDAAPLNYHFHHLLEVNLLTQSIQFREAGDNYQWHPRFSRAQVALNNCLELAVPWADLQVPPDYPLRLILVLADEGRFYNYLPENALIPIEVP comes from the coding sequence ATGTCCCATCCTCTCTACATCGCTTTTATCTGGCATCAACATCAGCCACTGTACAAATCTCCTGGCAGTGGCGCTGCGCTATCTCCGAGTCAGCAGTACCGGCTTCCTTGGGTACGTTTGCATGGGACTAAAGATTATTTAGATTTGGTCTTGCTCTTAGAGCGGTATCCTAAGTTACACCAAACGGTAAATTTAGTTCCGTCGCTGATATTGCAACTCGAAGATTATATTGCTGGTACTGCTTTTGACCCTTATCTCACAGCCAGTTTGACACCGGATGAACAACTGACGCAGCAGCAGCGCGAATTTATTATCCAACACTTTTTCGATGCCAATCACCATACTCTAATTGATCCTCATCCCCGTTATGCCGAGTTGTACCAGCAAAGGCAGGAAAAAGGGCAAGCTTGGTGTTTAGCAAATTGGAAATTGTCAGATTATAGCGATTTGCTAGCTTGGCACAATTTAGCTTGGATCGATCCTCTGTTTTGGGATGACCCGGAAATTGCTACTTGGTTAAAACAGGGTCGGAATTTTACTTTAAGCGATCGCCAGCGCATTTATTCCAAACAGCGAGAAATCCTCAGCCGCATTATCCCCCAACATCGCAAAATGCAAGAGGCGGGGCAGTTAGAAGTTACCACCACGCCTTACACTCACCCAATTTTGCCATTGCTGGCTGATACTAACTCTGGTCGGGTAGCTGTGCCTAATATGACACTACCTAAGCAGCGTTTTCAGTGGGCAGAAGATATTCCCCGCCACTTGCGGAAAGCTTGGAACTTTTATAAAGACCGCTTTGGACAGATACCTCGTGGTTTGTGGCCTTCGGAACAATCAGTAAGTCCGGCAATCCTTCCAGATATTATCAACCAAGGATTTAAGTGGATATGCTCAGATGAAGCCGTCTTAGGGTGGACGCTGAAACACTTTTTTCATCGGGATGGGGCAGGGAATGTACAGCAACCAGAACTGCTGTATCGACCCTATCGCCTGCAAACCGCCGAGGGTGACTTGTCAATTGTGTTTCGTGACCATAGATTATCAGATTTGATTGGCTTTACTTATAGCGCAATGCCAGCAAAAAAGGCAGCAGCAGATTTAGTGGGACATTTGCAAGCGATCGCTAAAATGCAAAGAGAAAGTCAAACTGAAGAACCTTGGCTAGTTACCATCGCCTTGGATGGGGAGAATTGCTGGGAATTTTATCCTCAAGATGGCAAACCCTTCTTAGAAGCTTTATATCAAAGCTTAAGCGATGAACCCCACCTCAAACTCGTCACTGTCTCCGAATTTCTCGAAGAATTTCCAGCCACAGCCACCATTCCCGGAGGACAACTACATAGTGGTTCTTGGGTGGATGGCAGTTTCACTACTTGGATCGGCGATCCCGCCAAAAATCGTGCTTGGGATTACTTGACAGAAGCAAGGATTATGCTCGCAAGTCATCCTGAAGCGACGGAAGAAAACAACCCCGAAGCATGGGAAGCGTTGTATGCCGCAGAGGGTTCAGACTGGTTTTGGTGGTTTGGTGCAGGACATTCCTCAAATCAGGATGCCATCTTCGATCAATTGTTTCGAGAACATCTGTTTGGCATTTACAAGGCATTAAATGAACCTGTACCGCCCTACCTCAAGCAACCAGTGGAAATCCACCAAGCACAGGGAAGCCACACTCCACAAGGGTTTATTCATCCCGTCATTGATGGTAGGGGTGATGAACAAGATTGGGACAAAGCTGGACGCATAGAAATCGGTGGGGCGCGAGGGACGATGCACAATAGCAGTGTCATCCAGCGACTTTGGTATGGGGTGGATCACCTCAATTTCTATGTGCGGCTGGACTTTAAAAGTGGCGCAGCACCAGGGCAAGATTTTCCAGCAGAATTGAATTTGCTGTGGTTCTATCCAGAAAAAACAATGGTTAACAGCCCAATTCCCTTGGCAGATGTACCAGATGCAGCCCCACTTAATTACCATTTCCACCATCTTCTGGAAGTTAACTTGCTGACGCAATCGATTCAATTTCGGGAAGCTGGAGATAATTATCAATGGCATCCCCGTTTCAGTCGCGCTCAAGTAGCTTTAAATAATTGTTTAGAGTTGGCAGTCCCGTGGGCAGATTTGCAAGTTCCGCCAGATTATCCTTTGCGCTTGATTTTGGTGCTTGCAGATGAAGGACGTTTTTACAACTATTTACCAGAAAATGCTTTGATTCCTATTGAAGTGCCTTAG
- a CDS encoding outer membrane protein assembly factor BamB family protein yields the protein MTVIKTYSSCKQALGIVTVALVLIMPTISSSAKESDCKSDNQWSLGGQNLNNTRYQAGERYLNPKNVKQLSPKWVFSAGGELSATPAVVDKTVYIPDWGGNFFKIDAQTGTQIWANSIASYINDPTIPKAVSRTSPALKGNKVIIGSQEGAFLIAVNKDTGKLIWKTKLDKHPYAIITQSPTIYGNRVYVGVASSEETAANQPNYPCCTFRGSMTAVDLNTGKLLWKTYTVPENYGESDGYSGGAVWGSTPAIDPKRNSVYIATGNNYNVPRTVRDCITKLSSQKVPNESQCLDRNNYIDAIMALDLNTGTIKWANKLQGYDTWTLACFYGGISNCPDPKGPDYDFAQAPMLFTVKDAGKSRDLLGAGQKSGVFWALDRDTGKVVWSRIVGPGGPAGGIMWGSATDGQQIYVAISNYGFEKYTLDPSGETINGGSWSALDAATGKIIWQTADPTGERDMAPMTVANGVVYAGSMASVADKNNMYALDAKTGKILWNFNSGGSVIAGAAVVDGTVYWGSGYSRIPGGFKSNNKFYAFTVSKHR from the coding sequence GTGACTGTTATTAAAACTTATTCATCCTGTAAACAAGCGCTTGGAATTGTCACAGTGGCATTAGTCTTGATCATGCCAACAATTAGCAGTAGTGCTAAAGAAAGTGACTGTAAATCGGATAATCAGTGGAGTTTGGGTGGCCAGAACCTAAACAATACTCGCTATCAAGCAGGTGAGAGATACCTCAATCCAAAGAACGTAAAACAGTTGTCTCCCAAATGGGTTTTTAGTGCAGGTGGTGAACTCTCTGCAACACCAGCAGTTGTAGATAAAACTGTATATATACCAGACTGGGGCGGTAATTTTTTTAAGATTGATGCACAGACGGGTACACAGATTTGGGCAAATAGCATTGCCAGCTATATTAATGATCCAACTATCCCAAAAGCTGTCTCGCGCACAAGTCCAGCACTTAAGGGGAATAAAGTAATTATTGGTAGCCAGGAAGGTGCTTTCCTGATAGCAGTTAACAAAGATACTGGGAAGCTCATCTGGAAAACAAAACTTGACAAGCACCCCTATGCTATTATTACTCAGTCGCCGACCATTTATGGCAATCGTGTGTATGTTGGAGTTGCCTCTTCTGAGGAAACAGCAGCAAACCAGCCGAACTATCCATGCTGCACATTCCGTGGAAGCATGACGGCGGTAGATTTAAATACTGGAAAGCTTCTGTGGAAAACTTACACTGTACCAGAAAATTATGGTGAATCGGATGGCTACTCAGGTGGAGCAGTTTGGGGTAGCACACCAGCAATCGATCCAAAGCGAAATTCGGTATATATTGCAACAGGCAATAACTACAATGTGCCTCGAACGGTAAGAGATTGTATTACAAAATTATCTTCACAGAAAGTTCCTAATGAGTCGCAATGCCTCGATCGCAATAATTATATTGACGCGATCATGGCACTTGATCTCAACACTGGCACGATTAAGTGGGCAAATAAACTACAGGGATACGATACCTGGACTCTTGCCTGCTTCTATGGCGGTATCTCCAATTGCCCTGACCCCAAAGGGCCAGATTATGATTTCGCTCAGGCACCCATGCTTTTCACTGTTAAAGATGCGGGAAAATCTCGCGATCTCCTTGGTGCTGGTCAGAAGAGTGGTGTTTTTTGGGCGCTTGACCGGGATACTGGAAAAGTCGTCTGGAGCCGAATTGTTGGCCCTGGTGGTCCTGCTGGTGGAATAATGTGGGGTTCGGCTACGGATGGTCAACAAATCTATGTAGCGATTTCAAACTACGGATTTGAGAAGTACACATTAGATCCCTCAGGTGAGACTATTAACGGTGGGTCATGGAGTGCGCTTGATGCAGCTACTGGCAAAATTATCTGGCAGACAGCAGATCCAACAGGTGAAAGGGATATGGCTCCAATGACAGTAGCGAATGGAGTGGTGTATGCTGGCTCGATGGCATCAGTAGCCGATAAGAATAACATGTATGCATTAGATGCAAAGACTGGTAAAATTCTGTGGAATTTTAACAGTGGGGGATCAGTAATTGCAGGTGCAGCAGTGGTTGATGGTACAGTGTACTGGGGTTCTGGCTACAGCCGCATCCCAGGCGGGTTTAAGTCTAATAATAAGTTTTACGCGTTCACAGTCTCGAAGCATCGGTAA
- a CDS encoding serine/threonine-protein kinase, producing the protein MDRFSQKITNSQESILQQTQLGQMCGSKKLFRDRYEILQILGRGGFGITFLAKNAVLPGNPLCVIKQLCPKVTNPQTWQRACRRFEKEARTLGQLGSHSQIPMLLDYFQANGDFFLIQEYVPGLTLAREVRQTGPKSEASVKQFLQELLPVLKYLHKHHVIHRDIKPQNLLRCDYDKRIVLIDFGAVKEQLADACENSRNLVANTNFIGTRGFAPPEQFSLRPVYASDIYALGITCIFMLTAKSPLEFDYDANTGEICWRKEVIISNSFAQILGKMVKIPLTDRFKTADEVMKALGHESYLSTLADCLTTQKLNNKSITQYGNSYETPDAYLPPVARTANAIRRWRAKLK; encoded by the coding sequence ATGGATCGCTTTTCTCAGAAAATAACGAATTCTCAAGAGAGCATTTTACAGCAAACTCAACTTGGCCAGATGTGTGGTTCCAAGAAGCTGTTTCGCGATCGCTATGAAATATTGCAAATTTTGGGTCGAGGTGGATTTGGGATCACGTTTTTAGCCAAAAATGCTGTATTACCGGGGAATCCTCTCTGTGTTATTAAACAGCTTTGCCCAAAAGTGACTAATCCTCAAACCTGGCAAAGGGCATGTAGGCGCTTTGAAAAAGAAGCAAGAACTTTGGGCCAACTCGGTAGTCATTCGCAAATACCCATGCTATTAGACTACTTTCAGGCAAATGGGGACTTTTTTTTAATTCAAGAATATGTGCCGGGTTTGACTTTGGCACGAGAAGTGCGGCAAACTGGCCCCAAAAGTGAAGCTTCAGTTAAACAGTTTTTGCAAGAATTATTACCTGTATTAAAGTATCTTCATAAACATCATGTGATTCATCGGGATATTAAGCCCCAGAATTTATTGCGGTGTGACTATGACAAACGAATAGTGCTGATTGATTTTGGAGCGGTGAAAGAGCAATTAGCTGATGCTTGTGAAAACTCTCGGAATCTAGTTGCAAACACCAACTTTATCGGAACTAGGGGATTTGCACCACCAGAACAATTTTCTCTACGTCCAGTTTATGCCAGTGATATTTATGCACTGGGTATAACTTGTATTTTTATGTTGACTGCTAAAAGTCCTTTAGAATTTGACTACGACGCAAATACTGGTGAAATATGCTGGCGAAAAGAAGTAATTATTAGCAATAGTTTCGCCCAGATTTTAGGAAAAATGGTAAAAATTCCGTTAACTGATCGGTTTAAAACTGCCGATGAAGTGATGAAAGCTTTAGGTCATGAAAGTTATTTGTCTACTTTGGCTGACTGTCTAACTACCCAAAAATTAAATAATAAAAGTATTACACAATACGGAAATTCTTACGAAACTCCTGATGCATATTTACCACCTGTTGCCAGAACTGCTAATGCTATTCGGAGATGGAGAGCAAAACTAAAGTAA
- a CDS encoding serine/threonine-protein kinase, with amino-acid sequence MICCLNPDCSNPLNPNGKKSCQSCSTPLVSLLRNRFRVIRVLSDEGGFGRTYLSEDVDKLNERCVIKQLAPKFQGTWSQKKAMELFAEEAQRLQDLGEHPQIPTLLAYFEQDGCLYLVQQFINGENLLKELQQRKAYNAREIQSILLDLLPILKFIHDRKVIHRDIKPENIIRNKSDGRLSLIDFGSSKQFTAKVQQKSGTSIGSHGYSPLEQIRDGKAFPASDLFGLGATCFHLLTGNSPFQLWMESGYAWVSNWREYLRSPLNAELDFVIDKLLKKDIHERYQSADEVLRDLSPKQLLALPPAGKSSGKIPPTKAPDLPKSYPLVRILILVSALILLFGFQESWYRHFRRIQTSLVSRLTQHNNSGKDEAFLGQPLKITLGKVSLANTLQGHGSVLSVAISPDGKTIVSSGGDSTIKLWNFATGKQISSLDGHSQQVSVVAISPNGKTLVSGSDDNTIKIWNLATRKQIRTLTGHSDSVHALAISADSETLVSGSDDNTIKIWDLATGEQIRTLTGHTFWVRSLAISPNGVILASGGFDKTIKIWNLTKGYSIRTLEGNYQTVTAVAISPDGKTLASASRDRTIKLWNLTTGKEIRTLTGHANTVTSVAFSADGKIIASGSRDRTIKLWNSATGEEILTLTGHSNTVTSVTFSPDGKTLVSGSEDNTIKIWQLSQ; translated from the coding sequence ATGATCTGCTGCTTAAATCCCGATTGCTCAAATCCCCTGAATCCCAATGGAAAGAAGTCTTGCCAAAGTTGTAGCACCCCGTTGGTGTCACTTTTAAGAAATCGCTTCCGTGTCATCCGAGTTCTTTCAGATGAGGGGGGATTTGGCAGAACCTATCTATCAGAAGATGTCGATAAACTCAATGAACGTTGTGTTATCAAGCAACTAGCTCCAAAATTTCAAGGAACTTGGTCGCAAAAAAAGGCGATGGAGTTATTTGCTGAAGAAGCCCAGCGACTACAAGACCTTGGGGAACATCCCCAAATTCCGACTTTGCTAGCTTACTTTGAGCAAGACGGCTGCCTATATTTAGTGCAGCAGTTTATTAATGGAGAAAATTTATTAAAGGAGTTGCAACAGCGCAAGGCTTATAACGCTAGAGAAATTCAATCTATTTTGCTAGATTTACTGCCTATCCTCAAATTTATCCACGATCGCAAAGTCATTCATCGAGATATCAAGCCAGAAAATATTATCCGCAATAAAAGTGATGGGCGATTAAGTTTGATTGATTTTGGCTCCTCAAAGCAATTTACCGCCAAAGTTCAGCAGAAATCTGGCACATCCATTGGTTCACATGGTTATTCACCCTTGGAACAGATTCGAGATGGTAAAGCTTTCCCCGCCAGTGACTTGTTCGGTTTGGGGGCTACCTGCTTTCATCTGCTAACGGGAAATTCCCCCTTTCAGTTGTGGATGGAATCTGGGTACGCCTGGGTGAGTAATTGGCGGGAATATTTGCGGAGTCCATTAAATGCTGAGTTGGATTTCGTTATCGACAAGCTTTTGAAAAAAGATATCCATGAACGTTACCAGTCAGCCGATGAAGTTCTTAGAGATTTGAGTCCAAAACAACTCCTGGCGCTACCACCAGCCGGGAAATCCTCTGGGAAAATACCACCAACTAAAGCACCGGATTTACCAAAAAGTTATCCCTTAGTGAGAATTTTAATCTTGGTAAGTGCTTTGATTCTGTTGTTTGGATTCCAAGAATCTTGGTATAGACATTTTCGCCGGATTCAGACCAGTTTGGTTTCTCGGCTGACTCAGCACAATAATTCTGGCAAAGATGAAGCATTTTTAGGTCAACCACTAAAAATTACTTTGGGTAAGGTTTCCTTAGCTAATACCCTGCAAGGGCATGGATCGGTTTTATCTGTTGCCATCAGTCCCGATGGCAAAACCATTGTCAGCAGTGGGGGCGATAGCACAATCAAACTTTGGAATTTCGCAACCGGAAAACAAATCTCTTCCCTTGATGGACATTCTCAGCAGGTGAGTGTAGTAGCGATCAGTCCTAATGGCAAAACTCTAGTTAGTGGAAGTGATGACAACACCATCAAAATCTGGAATCTGGCAACGCGAAAGCAAATTCGCACTCTTACAGGGCATTCTGATTCTGTTCATGCCTTAGCCATTAGTGCTGATAGCGAGACTCTAGTTAGTGGAAGTGATGACAACACCATCAAAATCTGGGATTTAGCAACAGGAGAGCAAATTCGGACACTCACAGGGCATACATTCTGGGTACGATCGCTAGCTATTAGCCCTAATGGTGTGATTCTTGCCAGTGGCGGTTTTGACAAGACTATCAAAATCTGGAATCTGACAAAAGGGTACTCAATCCGCACACTGGAGGGAAATTATCAAACAGTAACAGCCGTGGCTATCAGCCCAGATGGTAAAACTTTAGCCAGTGCTAGCCGCGACCGCACCATCAAACTTTGGAATCTAACTACGGGAAAAGAAATTCGCACACTTACGGGACATGCCAACACAGTTACATCCGTAGCCTTTAGCGCCGATGGTAAAATTATTGCTAGTGGTAGCCGCGATCGCACCATCAAATTGTGGAATTCAGCCACAGGAGAAGAAATTCTGACATTGACGGGGCATAGCAACACTGTGACATCTGTCACCTTTAGCCCTGATGGCAAGACTCTTGTCAGTGGTAGTGAAGATAATACTATTAAAATTTGGCAATTATCTCAGTGA
- a CDS encoding sigma-70 family RNA polymerase sigma factor — MFSTFVQLEGDRFSKWLIDIKLHRSIQNCLKCSQEVSNSENFWALYWHKCWREESNSLARMHLSAYLQEPNYWAAKKTIAKFTNSQYSLADYFQMANAEIETILKQFNPEKCSSLKAYATIAVPSRLKDILRQRKEADICTNWALLRKVSKKQLLEALAQAGLSPILIDQYRLAWTCFKELYVQNQPGGTKSLPEPESQLWEAIVNLYNRDRQNQLTQPTPECTREKIEQWLTQAAVYVRGYLYPPVSSLNAAISEDDSTTTFDLPDPSPSSDSLIAQMIAQEDAQNQQNQQSQIENVLLKKLQTLEAKTQEILKFYYQQGLTQPQIVERLQMSQPTVSRRLFKARESMLSELIQWSQDTLNISVTSNLVNDMSSALEEWLKVKYGEHR; from the coding sequence ATGTTCTCAACCTTCGTTCAGTTGGAAGGAGACAGATTCAGCAAATGGTTGATTGATATCAAGCTGCATCGAAGTATTCAAAATTGTTTGAAGTGTTCACAAGAAGTCTCTAACTCAGAAAACTTTTGGGCACTATATTGGCACAAGTGCTGGCGAGAGGAATCTAATAGCCTTGCTAGAATGCATTTATCTGCTTATTTACAGGAACCAAATTATTGGGCTGCTAAAAAAACAATTGCCAAATTTACAAATAGTCAATACAGCCTAGCAGATTATTTTCAAATGGCGAATGCTGAAATTGAAACAATTCTTAAACAATTTAACCCAGAAAAATGCTCTAGTTTAAAAGCCTATGCTACTATTGCAGTTCCCAGTCGGCTAAAAGATATTTTACGCCAACGCAAAGAAGCTGATATTTGCACAAATTGGGCATTGTTACGCAAAGTAAGCAAAAAGCAGTTATTAGAAGCTCTTGCTCAAGCTGGATTATCACCTATTCTAATTGACCAATATCGACTCGCCTGGACTTGTTTCAAAGAACTGTATGTTCAAAATCAACCAGGTGGTACAAAATCACTACCAGAACCAGAATCCCAACTTTGGGAAGCTATTGTCAACCTTTACAACCGCGATCGCCAAAATCAGTTAACTCAACCTACTCCAGAATGCACGAGAGAGAAAATTGAACAGTGGCTAACCCAGGCAGCTGTCTACGTGCGTGGTTATCTGTATCCACCTGTTAGTTCTCTAAATGCAGCGATATCAGAAGATGATTCCACAACAACTTTTGATTTGCCAGATCCATCCCCATCCTCTGACTCATTAATCGCTCAGATGATAGCCCAAGAGGATGCCCAAAACCAACAAAATCAACAATCTCAGATTGAAAATGTTTTGTTAAAAAAATTACAAACTCTTGAGGCAAAAACCCAAGAAATACTAAAATTTTACTACCAACAGGGGTTAACTCAGCCACAGATTGTAGAACGCCTACAAATGAGTCAGCCTACTGTTTCTCGCCGACTGTTCAAAGCTAGAGAATCAATGCTTTCAGAATTGATCCAATGGAGTCAAGACACGCTTAATATTTCTGTGACTTCCAACCTAGTTAATGATATGAGTAGTGCTTTGGAAGAATGGTTGAAAGTTAAGTATGGGGAACATCGCTGA